The following are encoded together in the Streptomyces rapamycinicus NRRL 5491 genome:
- a CDS encoding ATP-binding protein, which translates to MAFAPQDPRIPDPSDPVVQEARVDYVPTPISVTRARQHATRLIADWGHPALADDTALIVSELATNAMRHGHVPGRLFRVQLTLTKTRLRIAVSDPRSERLPRPRRPSPRDAHGRGLLIVRALADRWGVRERTVGKEIWVELDLTAPRPKTC; encoded by the coding sequence ATGGCATTCGCGCCCCAAGACCCCCGGATCCCGGACCCCAGCGACCCCGTCGTCCAGGAGGCCCGCGTCGACTACGTCCCGACACCGATAAGCGTGACCAGGGCCCGCCAGCACGCCACACGACTCATCGCCGACTGGGGGCATCCCGCACTCGCCGACGACACGGCGCTCATCGTGTCCGAGCTGGCCACCAACGCCATGCGGCACGGACACGTACCCGGGCGGCTCTTCCGCGTGCAGCTCACGCTCACCAAAACCCGCCTGCGGATCGCCGTATCCGACCCCCGGAGCGAGCGGCTCCCCCGTCCCCGCCGCCCGTCGCCCCGCGACGCGCACGGCCGCGGCCTGCTCATCGTCCGCGCCCTCGCGGACCGCTGGGGTGTCCGCGAACGCACCGTCGGCAAGGAGATCTGGGTCGAGCTGGACCTGACCGCGCCGCGACCCAAAACTTGCTGA
- a CDS encoding NmrA family NAD(P)-binding protein — protein MTSKRTILVTGATGQQGGATARRLLADGRHVRALTRDTTSPAAVALASAGAELVAGDLDDRASLDAAARGAHGVFSVQPTPGMPGLPAEYGPDDEVRRGRNVADAALAAGAQLLVYASAFGADVNSGLSTLESKRRIEEHIGAIGMPATVLRPTSFMENLVHPTWGLRGGALATPYNPDTRQQFIALSDIAAFAALAFDDPDRFRSRAFDLAGDTLTPPETAAAISRATGQEVPYVHIPLDAVRAQSEEAARGIQSLNDGIYPLVDIDSLRALHPGLLTFEDWLTRHGTARLKALLNT, from the coding sequence ATGACGTCGAAGCGAACCATCCTGGTGACCGGCGCGACCGGTCAGCAGGGTGGTGCCACCGCGAGGCGACTGCTCGCGGACGGCCGCCACGTACGCGCGCTCACCCGGGACACCACCAGCCCCGCGGCGGTCGCCCTCGCCTCGGCGGGCGCCGAATTGGTCGCGGGCGACCTGGACGACCGCGCCTCGCTCGACGCGGCGGCCCGCGGAGCCCACGGCGTCTTCAGCGTCCAGCCCACCCCCGGTATGCCGGGCCTGCCCGCGGAATACGGCCCCGACGACGAGGTACGGCGGGGCAGGAACGTGGCGGACGCGGCGCTGGCGGCCGGGGCCCAACTCCTCGTCTACGCCTCCGCGTTCGGCGCCGACGTCAACAGCGGGCTGTCGACGCTGGAGAGCAAGCGGCGCATCGAGGAGCACATCGGCGCGATCGGCATGCCCGCGACCGTCCTGCGGCCCACGTCCTTCATGGAAAATCTCGTCCACCCCACCTGGGGTCTGCGGGGCGGGGCCCTGGCCACCCCCTACAACCCGGACACCCGCCAGCAGTTCATCGCGCTGTCCGACATCGCGGCCTTCGCCGCCCTCGCCTTCGACGACCCCGACCGCTTCCGCTCCCGCGCCTTCGACCTGGCGGGCGACACCCTCACCCCGCCGGAGACCGCCGCCGCCATCAGCCGGGCCACCGGACAGGAGGTCCCGTACGTCCACATCCCCCTCGATGCCGTACGCGCCCAGAGCGAGGAGGCGGCCCGCGGCATCCAGTCCCTCAACGACGGCATCTACCCCTTGGTCGACATCGATTCCCTGCGCGCTCTCCACCCCGGCCTGCTCACCTTCGAGGACTGGCTGACCCGGCACGGCACGGCCCGCCTCAAAGCCCTGCTGAACACGTAG
- a CDS encoding helix-turn-helix domain-containing protein: MAEVQSAQGSRVSTVLGRKLGGELLRLRTTAGLTQGQAANAITASTGKVAKMESGWVPMREPDIRALCTLYGASDPATVGTLLELARIDRERRKAKGWWNDVQIPGAMKEYGPLENAATAIKAWQVSYIPGLLQTPGYIRALRRTALPDEHPEVFERFVTARLARQHRLSGQPPLSLWTVIPEAALRIAAFDPEMLRDQLATLLDWGERPHVTLQILPFGAGFVEGLSGSFNVLSFAEPGAMDVVYVESSYSHVWIEGGDGAARHVSIFEKTAQRAFPEPESRAFLERLIKEL; encoded by the coding sequence GTGGCAGAGGTGCAATCCGCGCAAGGGAGCCGCGTCTCAACGGTTCTGGGGCGGAAGCTTGGCGGGGAGCTTCTGCGACTGCGTACCACGGCCGGTTTGACGCAGGGTCAAGCCGCGAACGCCATCACCGCGTCCACGGGGAAGGTCGCCAAGATGGAGAGCGGCTGGGTGCCCATGCGTGAGCCGGACATCCGGGCGCTCTGCACGCTGTACGGCGCGAGCGATCCGGCGACGGTGGGCACGCTCCTGGAGTTGGCGCGCATCGACCGTGAGCGCCGCAAGGCCAAGGGCTGGTGGAACGATGTCCAGATCCCTGGTGCCATGAAGGAGTATGGGCCGCTGGAGAATGCCGCTACCGCGATCAAGGCGTGGCAGGTCTCCTATATTCCGGGCCTGCTCCAGACTCCTGGCTACATCCGAGCCCTACGGCGTACAGCGCTGCCGGACGAGCATCCCGAGGTGTTCGAGAGGTTCGTGACGGCGCGGCTCGCCCGGCAGCACAGGCTTTCCGGGCAGCCGCCGCTGTCGCTCTGGACGGTTATTCCCGAAGCCGCGCTGCGCATCGCGGCGTTCGATCCCGAGATGCTGCGGGATCAGTTGGCGACGCTCCTCGACTGGGGCGAGCGCCCCCATGTCACGCTCCAGATCCTTCCCTTCGGCGCAGGATTCGTCGAAGGGCTCAGCGGTTCGTTCAATGTGCTCTCGTTCGCCGAACCGGGAGCTATGGACGTGGTCTACGTGGAGTCGTCGTACTCGCACGTGTGGATCGAGGGTGGCGATGGCGCCGCCCGGCACGTGAGTATCTTCGAGAAGACCGCACAACGTGCCTTCCCCGAGCCCGAGTCGCGTGCGTTCCTGGAGCGACTCATCAAGGAACTCTGA
- a CDS encoding TetR/AcrR family transcriptional regulator, with product MREAAHGAAEGEGLSPEGLPPGVLPSRADARRNRARVLAAARASFAAEGRMAPLGAIAARAGVGAGTVYRHFPSKEDLFEAVIADSVERFVTEGWELAVAEDPGAAFFGFLERVVGEASLNRALCEAFAREAPGRVPDATAAGAGHEFGDVLSVLLRRSQEAGAVRADVEVSDVRALVAGCAAMEQGRGPGAGVLTAVMCDGLRAERAVTKSHNVTEEVRGGAAVTRDEMDRCGMCGGPLPGDRTSRAGRPARFCGAACRQKAYRRRTRASG from the coding sequence ATGAGGGAAGCGGCGCACGGCGCGGCAGAGGGGGAAGGGCTGTCTCCGGAGGGGTTGCCCCCGGGCGTGCTGCCCTCGCGCGCCGACGCGCGGCGGAACAGGGCGCGGGTGCTGGCCGCGGCCAGGGCCTCGTTCGCGGCGGAGGGCCGCATGGCGCCGCTCGGCGCCATCGCCGCGCGGGCCGGGGTGGGCGCCGGGACGGTGTACCGCCACTTCCCCTCCAAGGAAGACCTTTTCGAAGCGGTGATCGCTGACAGCGTGGAGCGGTTCGTCACCGAGGGGTGGGAGTTGGCCGTGGCGGAGGACCCGGGGGCGGCGTTCTTCGGCTTCCTGGAGCGCGTGGTCGGCGAGGCGTCGCTCAACCGTGCGCTGTGCGAGGCCTTCGCCCGGGAGGCGCCCGGCCGCGTCCCCGACGCGACGGCGGCCGGTGCCGGGCACGAGTTCGGTGACGTGCTGAGTGTACTGCTCCGGCGTTCCCAGGAGGCCGGGGCGGTCAGGGCGGATGTCGAGGTGTCGGACGTGCGGGCGCTGGTGGCGGGGTGTGCGGCCATGGAGCAGGGGCGCGGCCCCGGCGCCGGGGTGCTGACGGCGGTGATGTGCGACGGACTGCGGGCGGAGCGTGCCGTAACGAAATCCCATAACGTAACGGAGGAGGTGCGCGGTGGAGCCGCCGTTACGCGTGACGAAATGGATCGTTGCGGAATGTGCGGTGGCCCGCTGCCCGGCGATCGCACCAGCCGCGCGGGCCGCCCCGCGCGGTTCTGCGGGGCGGCATGCAGACAGAAGGCATACCGGCGGCGCACCCGCGCCAGTGGCTGA
- a CDS encoding carbohydrate ABC transporter permease, whose translation MATATKVAAAPTETPARPGPRRGRPLRWLPLAPATVMLLLFLGGPIAYCVYIAFTNMQLTGASSTDFVGLDNFQRAFGDDDFRNAVVLTLVFTLLSSLVGQNTLGLALAALMQRASRPVRTLTGSIVIAAWVVPEIVAGFLLYAFFRREGTLNALLDWLGLPSQNWLYTLPILAVSFANVWRGTAFSMLVYSAALSEIPKEITEAAEVDGAGGLGRFWHITLPMIRRSIGTNLMLNTLQTLSVFGLIWAMTRGGPGNRSQTLPVFMYDQAFNKSLIGYGTAVALLLLLVGAVFSVVYLRLMREEV comes from the coding sequence ATGGCAACCGCGACCAAGGTGGCGGCGGCCCCGACGGAGACCCCGGCCCGGCCGGGCCCCCGTCGCGGCCGCCCCCTGCGCTGGCTCCCGCTCGCCCCCGCCACCGTCATGCTGCTGCTCTTCCTCGGTGGCCCGATCGCCTACTGCGTCTATATCGCCTTCACGAACATGCAGCTCACGGGCGCGTCCTCCACGGACTTCGTGGGCCTGGACAACTTCCAGCGCGCCTTCGGGGACGACGACTTCCGCAACGCGGTCGTCCTCACCCTCGTCTTCACCCTCCTCTCCTCCCTCGTCGGCCAGAACACCCTCGGCCTGGCCCTGGCCGCCCTGATGCAGCGCGCCTCCCGGCCGGTGCGGACACTGACCGGCTCGATCGTCATCGCGGCCTGGGTCGTCCCCGAGATCGTGGCGGGCTTCCTGCTGTACGCGTTCTTCCGCCGTGAGGGCACGCTCAACGCGCTGCTGGACTGGCTGGGCCTGCCGTCCCAGAACTGGCTCTACACCCTGCCCATCCTCGCCGTCTCCTTCGCCAACGTCTGGCGCGGCACAGCCTTCTCGATGCTCGTCTACTCCGCCGCGCTGTCCGAGATCCCCAAGGAGATCACCGAGGCGGCGGAGGTCGACGGCGCCGGCGGCCTCGGCCGCTTCTGGCACATCACCCTGCCGATGATCCGCCGCTCCATCGGCACCAATCTGATGCTGAACACCCTCCAGACGCTGTCGGTGTTCGGCCTCATCTGGGCCATGACCCGAGGCGGCCCCGGAAACCGCAGCCAGACCCTCCCGGTCTTCATGTACGACCAGGCGTTCAACAAGTCCCTGATCGGCTACGGCACGGCGGTGGCACTGCTGTTGCTGCTGGTGGGCGCGGTGTTCTCGGTGGTGTATCTGCGGCTGATGCGCGAGGAGGTCTGA
- a CDS encoding DUF397 domain-containing protein, with the protein MTPFVFRKSSYSNPQLECVEVATNVPNTVAVRDSKDPEGRILRFTPAAWADFQGSLIREPNTV; encoded by the coding sequence GTGACACCCTTCGTTTTCCGGAAGTCGAGCTACAGCAACCCCCAGCTTGAATGCGTCGAGGTGGCCACGAACGTGCCCAACACCGTGGCGGTACGCGACTCCAAGGACCCGGAGGGTCGAATACTCCGCTTCACCCCCGCCGCCTGGGCGGACTTCCAGGGTTCCCTAATCCGGGAGCCCAACACGGTGTGA
- the pip gene encoding prolyl aminopeptidase has translation MAQPFPPVEPYAHGLLGVGDGNRIYWETSGNPQGKAALWVHGGPGSGGRRGARGMFDPEVFRIVLFDQRGCGESLPHASDPSVSLEHNTTDHLIADMERLREHLGIDRWLLYGGSWGSTLILAYAERYPERVSEVVISGVTMTRPDEIDWLYRGVGRLLPGAWETFRDAVPEAERGGGLVAAYDRLVNSPDEAVRVEATRAWCAWEDAVIAHETLGHPGYYSDKTDDALMAFVRICAHYFSHDAWLEDGQLLRDAHRLAGIPAVLIHGRLDLGSPLQSAWELSKAWPDAELKVIDDSGHTGSPTMRATVLEAIARFGRSHRVGLPD, from the coding sequence ATGGCCCAGCCGTTCCCGCCCGTCGAACCGTACGCGCACGGCCTCCTCGGGGTCGGCGACGGCAACCGGATCTACTGGGAGACCAGCGGGAATCCCCAGGGGAAGGCGGCCCTGTGGGTGCACGGCGGCCCCGGCAGCGGAGGGCGCCGCGGCGCTCGTGGGATGTTCGATCCCGAGGTCTTCCGGATCGTCCTGTTCGACCAGCGTGGCTGCGGTGAGAGCCTGCCGCACGCCTCCGACCCGTCCGTCAGCCTCGAGCACAACACCACCGACCACCTCATCGCCGATATGGAGCGACTGCGCGAGCACCTGGGCATCGACCGCTGGCTCCTCTACGGCGGCTCCTGGGGCTCGACGCTGATCCTCGCCTACGCCGAGCGCTACCCCGAGCGGGTCTCCGAGGTCGTCATCTCGGGCGTCACCATGACCCGGCCGGACGAGATCGACTGGCTCTACCGCGGTGTCGGGCGCCTGTTGCCCGGCGCCTGGGAGACGTTCCGCGACGCGGTGCCGGAGGCGGAGCGGGGCGGCGGCCTCGTCGCGGCCTACGACCGGCTGGTGAACAGCCCGGACGAGGCCGTCCGGGTCGAGGCGACGCGGGCCTGGTGCGCTTGGGAGGACGCCGTCATCGCCCACGAAACACTGGGGCATCCGGGCTACTACAGCGACAAGACCGACGACGCGCTGATGGCCTTCGTCCGGATCTGCGCCCACTACTTCTCCCATGACGCGTGGCTCGAGGACGGACAACTCCTCCGTGACGCGCACCGGCTCGCCGGAATCCCCGCGGTGCTGATCCACGGGCGACTCGACCTGGGCAGCCCGTTGCAGAGCGCGTGGGAGCTGTCCAAGGCCTGGCCGGACGCCGAGCTGAAGGTGATCGACGACTCGGGTCACACGGGCAGCCCCACGATGCGGGCCACGGTCCTGGAAGCGATTGCCCGCTTCGGTCGGTCACACCGTGTTGGGCTCCCGGATTAG